One region of Streptomyces leeuwenhoekii genomic DNA includes:
- the hydA gene encoding dihydropyrimidinase encodes MSSRTVIRGGLVVTASDEIHADVLIEDGRIAALAASGTPAAESLTAPRVLDATGKYVLPGGVDVHTHMEMPFGGTFASDTFETGTRAAAWGGTTTIVDFAVQSVGRPLREGLDAWHAKAEGNCAIDYGFHMIVSDVNEETLKEMDLLVEEGITSFKQFMAYPGVFYSDDGQILRAMQRASANGGLIMMHAENGIAIDVLVEQALARGETDPRHHGEVRKVLLEAEATHRAIQLARVAGAPLYVVHVSAEEAVAELAAARDKGLPVFGETCPQYLFLSTDNLAEPAFDGAKYVCSTPLRPREHQAALWRGLRTNDLQVVSTDHCPFCFTGQKELGRGDFSKIPNGLPGVENRMDLLHQAVVDGHISRRRWIEIACATPARMFGLYPKKGTIAPGADADIVIYDPHAEQVISAETHHMNVDYSAYEGKRVTGRVETVLSRGEPVIDTRRFVGRAGHGVYTPRSTCQYLS; translated from the coding sequence ATGAGCAGCCGTACCGTCATCCGCGGTGGCCTCGTCGTCACCGCGTCCGACGAGATCCACGCCGATGTGCTGATCGAGGACGGCCGTATCGCCGCGCTCGCCGCGTCCGGCACCCCGGCCGCCGAGTCGCTCACGGCGCCCCGGGTCCTGGACGCCACCGGCAAGTACGTGCTCCCGGGCGGCGTCGACGTCCACACCCACATGGAGATGCCGTTCGGCGGCACATTCGCCTCCGACACCTTCGAGACCGGCACCCGGGCCGCCGCCTGGGGCGGCACCACCACGATCGTCGACTTCGCGGTGCAGAGCGTCGGCCGCCCGCTGCGCGAGGGCCTGGACGCCTGGCACGCCAAGGCGGAGGGCAACTGCGCGATCGACTACGGGTTCCACATGATCGTCTCCGATGTGAACGAGGAGACGCTGAAGGAGATGGACCTCCTGGTCGAGGAGGGCATCACCTCGTTCAAGCAGTTCATGGCGTATCCGGGCGTCTTCTACAGCGATGACGGCCAGATCCTGCGCGCCATGCAGCGCGCCTCGGCCAACGGCGGGCTGATCATGATGCATGCCGAGAACGGCATCGCCATCGACGTCCTCGTCGAGCAGGCCCTCGCCCGCGGCGAGACCGATCCCCGCCACCACGGCGAGGTCCGCAAGGTGCTGCTGGAGGCGGAGGCCACCCACCGCGCCATCCAGCTCGCGCGCGTCGCGGGCGCACCCCTCTACGTCGTGCACGTGTCGGCCGAGGAGGCGGTCGCCGAGCTCGCCGCCGCCCGCGACAAGGGCCTGCCGGTCTTCGGTGAGACCTGCCCGCAGTACCTCTTCCTGTCCACCGACAACCTCGCCGAGCCCGCCTTCGACGGCGCCAAGTACGTGTGCAGTACGCCCCTGAGGCCGCGTGAGCACCAGGCGGCGCTGTGGCGGGGGCTGCGGACCAACGATCTCCAGGTCGTCTCCACCGACCACTGCCCGTTCTGCTTCACCGGCCAGAAGGAGCTCGGCCGCGGCGACTTCTCCAAGATCCCCAACGGTCTGCCGGGCGTGGAGAACCGCATGGACCTGCTGCACCAGGCCGTGGTGGACGGGCACATCTCGCGCCGGCGCTGGATCGAGATCGCCTGCGCCACCCCGGCCCGGATGTTCGGCCTCTACCCGAAGAAGGGCACCATCGCCCCGGGCGCCGACGCCGACATCGTGATCTACGACCCCCACGCCGAGCAGGTCATCTCCGCCGAGACCCACCACATGAACGTCGACTACTCGGCGTACGAGGGCAAACGGGTCACCGGACGCGTCGAGACCGTCCTCTCCCGCGGCGAACCGGTCATCGACACCCGCCGCTTCGTCGGCCGGGCAGGACACGGCGTGTACACCCCGCGCTCCACCTGCCAGTACCTGAGCTAG
- a CDS encoding aspartate aminotransferase family protein — protein sequence MTRDLLSRHRAVLPDWLALYYEDPVEITHGEGRHVWDAAGNRYLDFFGGILTTMTAHALPEVTKAVSEQAGRLLHSSTLYLNRPMVELAERVAHLSGIPDARVFFTTSGTEANDTALLLATTYRRSNTVLAMRNSYHGRSFGAVGITGNRGWSPTSLSPLQTLYVHGGVRTRGPYAALGDREFIDACVADLVDLLGHTRPPAALIAEPVQGVGGFTSPPDGLYAAFREVLRERGILWIADEVQTGWGRTGDHFWGWQAHARSGPPDIVTFAKGIGNGMSIGGVIARAEIMNCLDANSISTFGGTQVTMAAGLANLTYLLEHDLQGNARRVGGLLIERLRSVAAQVPHVREVRGRGLMIGIELTRPGTDEADWQAASAVLEAARAGGLLIGKGGGHDTSALRIAPPLSLTVAEAEEGAAILERALRSLE from the coding sequence GTGACCCGCGACCTGCTGAGCCGCCACCGCGCCGTCCTGCCCGACTGGCTCGCCCTCTACTACGAGGACCCGGTCGAGATCACCCACGGCGAGGGCCGCCACGTCTGGGACGCCGCCGGCAACAGGTACCTGGACTTCTTCGGCGGCATCCTCACCACCATGACCGCCCACGCCCTGCCCGAGGTGACCAAGGCGGTGAGCGAGCAGGCCGGGCGGCTCCTGCACTCCTCGACCCTCTATCTCAACCGCCCCATGGTCGAACTGGCCGAACGCGTCGCCCACCTGTCCGGCATCCCCGACGCCCGGGTCTTCTTCACCACCTCCGGCACCGAGGCCAACGACACCGCCCTGCTGCTGGCGACGACGTACCGGCGCAGCAACACCGTCCTCGCGATGCGCAACAGCTACCACGGCCGCTCCTTCGGCGCGGTCGGCATCACCGGCAACCGCGGCTGGTCCCCGACGTCGCTGTCCCCGCTCCAGACGCTGTACGTGCACGGCGGCGTGCGCACGCGCGGGCCCTACGCCGCGCTCGGCGACCGGGAGTTCATCGACGCCTGTGTCGCGGACCTCGTCGACCTGCTCGGCCACACCCGCCCGCCGGCCGCCCTGATCGCCGAACCCGTCCAGGGCGTCGGCGGCTTCACCTCCCCGCCGGACGGCCTCTACGCCGCCTTCCGGGAGGTGCTGCGCGAGCGCGGCATCCTGTGGATCGCCGACGAGGTGCAGACCGGCTGGGGCCGCACCGGCGACCACTTCTGGGGCTGGCAGGCCCACGCCCGCAGCGGCCCGCCCGACATCGTCACCTTCGCCAAGGGCATCGGCAACGGCATGTCCATCGGCGGGGTGATCGCCCGCGCCGAGATCATGAACTGCCTGGACGCCAACAGCATCTCCACCTTCGGCGGCACCCAGGTCACGATGGCGGCCGGCCTCGCCAATCTGACGTACCTGCTGGAACACGACCTCCAGGGCAACGCCCGGCGGGTCGGCGGGCTGCTCATCGAGCGGCTGCGGTCCGTCGCCGCCCAGGTGCCGCACGTGCGGGAGGTGCGCGGGCGGGGACTGATGATCGGCATCGAACTGACCCGCCCCGGCACCGACGAGGCGGACTGGCAGGCCGCGTCCGCCGTGCTGGAGGCGGCCCGCGCGGGCGGCCTGCTCATCGGCAAGGGCGGCGGACACGACACCAGCGCCCTGCGCATCGCCCCGCCGCTGTCCCTCACGGTCGCGGAGGCGGAAGAGGGCGCCGCGATCCTGGAGCGCGCCCTGAGAAGCCTCGAGTAG
- a CDS encoding nitrilase-related carbon-nitrogen hydrolase produces the protein MANVVRAALVQATWTGDTESMVAKHEEYAREAARQGARIIGFQEVFNSPYFCQVQDPEHFRWAEPVPDGPTVRRMRALARETGMVVVAPVFEVEQPGFYYNTAAVIDADGTVLGTYRKHHIPQVEGFWEKYYFRPGNLGWPVFDTAVGKVGVYICYDRHFPEGWRQLGLAGAQLVYNPSATHRSLSAHLWRLEQPAAAVANEYFVAAINRVGREEYGDNDFYGTSYFVDPRGQFVGDVAGDTKEELVVRDLDFDLIDQVRQQWAFYRDRRPDAYEGLVRP, from the coding sequence ATGGCCAACGTCGTACGTGCCGCTCTGGTCCAGGCCACCTGGACCGGCGACACCGAGTCCATGGTGGCGAAACACGAGGAGTACGCCCGCGAGGCGGCCCGGCAGGGCGCGAGGATCATCGGGTTCCAGGAAGTCTTCAACAGCCCCTACTTCTGCCAGGTCCAGGATCCGGAGCACTTCCGCTGGGCCGAGCCGGTGCCCGACGGCCCGACCGTGCGCCGTATGCGGGCGCTCGCGCGCGAGACCGGCATGGTGGTGGTCGCGCCGGTGTTCGAGGTCGAGCAGCCGGGCTTCTACTACAACACCGCGGCCGTGATCGACGCCGACGGAACCGTCCTCGGCACCTACCGCAAACACCACATCCCGCAGGTCGAGGGTTTCTGGGAGAAGTACTACTTCCGGCCCGGCAACCTCGGCTGGCCGGTCTTCGACACGGCCGTCGGCAAGGTCGGCGTCTACATCTGCTACGACCGCCACTTCCCGGAGGGCTGGCGCCAACTCGGCCTGGCAGGGGCCCAGTTGGTGTACAACCCGTCCGCCACCCACCGCAGCCTGTCCGCCCATCTGTGGCGGCTGGAGCAGCCCGCGGCGGCCGTGGCCAACGAGTACTTCGTCGCCGCGATCAACCGCGTCGGACGGGAGGAGTACGGCGACAACGACTTCTACGGCACCTCCTACTTCGTCGACCCGCGCGGGCAGTTCGTCGGCGACGTGGCCGGCGACACCAAGGAGGAACTCGTCGTCCGCGACCTCGACTTCGACCTGATCGACCAGGTGCGGCAGCAGTGGGCCTTCTACCGCGACCGCCGCCCCGACGCCTACGAGGGGCTGGTGCGTCCGTGA
- a CDS encoding helix-turn-helix domain-containing protein → MVRTPLTPEERERGERLGRLLREARGARSMADVAASAGISAETLRKIETGRAPTPAFFTVAAVAHALGLSMDELAGRCALAGV, encoded by the coding sequence ATGGTGCGTACCCCTCTCACCCCCGAAGAGCGCGAACGCGGCGAGCGGCTCGGACGGCTGCTGCGCGAGGCGCGCGGAGCCCGCAGCATGGCGGACGTCGCGGCGAGCGCGGGCATCTCCGCCGAGACCCTCCGCAAGATCGAGACGGGTCGCGCCCCGACCCCGGCCTTCTTCACGGTGGCCGCCGTCGCCCACGCCCTCGGACTGTCGATGGACGAACTGGCGGGGCGCTGCGCGCTCGCCGGGGTCTGA